CCCAGGAAGGTCATTCCAGGTCACCTTTTAGATTTAAGCTTTAACTTCGGAACGGCCAGAGTGGCTCTACCTGAAGACCTGAGGCCATTGGAGCCCTTCGTAAATTCATATGAACAGTTTAGTATATCTTAAATCCTGTTGGAAAACATCAAGCCTGTGATCACCTACCTAACAGATGTTGGAAACAACTCCTGAATATAAACATTACATATGGAACTACTCGAGAGCAGGAAGAAGCGTGCTGCAACGACTAAGGACGTAAGAGCAATGTCACttcctgaaaaaaagaaatgcacaaaaacaaaaggtgAGAACCAGACACACAGGACAAAAACATGAAGTTATCATTTTGATTTGAATGTATAAAGGGCATTACCTTGAGGAACAGCCAGGATAAGTATGCAAGAGAGTCCTCCAGACAGAAGTGCTGCTACAAATAATATTTTTCTGCCAAAAACCTCCAGCAGCCACATACACAGTATATGAGCTGGTATTTCAACAACACCAAACAACAGCTGTGTCAAAAAGATACTTAAGCCAAAGTTTCCAATATTGAAGTACACACAGAAGATGGCAAGGCTCAGTGAAAACCTGAGTTTAAAGACAGGAAACACATTAGTCATGTAGAGGATGAGACCTTGAATGTCCGATATTATATAgcattaataaaatattatCTTAATCACAATTGAATTATCTGAACATTACCCATGTATAGCTTAATCAGCAcatgtgttatattaggctgtAGTTCCCCCCACAGTTCCTTAAGGTCAAACCTCACAGACCCTTTATATAGCAGGAACAAACATGATTATAGTCTGGTCCCTTCGCTAATTTTCTTTAAGAAGTAACTAGAGCTCTTGGAAATTACTACTTACCATGAAAATGTTATGATGAATAAATATTTGGTCAGTACAGGTGATCTGAAAATAACTCTAATTCCTGGTTTGTTCCCAACATCTTTCACAGCAATCTGTAACAGAAATAATCTTTTGTGAAAcacatatttattgatataaagcaTATCCCAACACTATGTTtcgctaaaattcaagcatgtcttaaagacatggaaacatggacgacctgcaacttcctgaagTAATTTGAatcggccctgaacacctcagggatcaattatctggtgatgtggtttctgtagatggcattgccctggcatccaacaccactgtaaagaatctcagcgttatctttgatcaggacttgtcctttaactcccacgtgaagcaaatctcacagactgcatttcttcatctacataacatttaaaaaatcagacacatcttgtttcaaaaagatgcagaaaaactggttcacacatttgttacttcgagactggattactgcaactccttattatcaggctgctctaataagtctcttagtttCCTCCAATTGATCTAGAATTCTGCAGCTTATGTACAAACTCGAACTATGAAaatagatcacatgactcctgtattagctgctctgcactggctccctgtaaaatcaataataacattttaaattatcTTAACCTACAAAACCttaattggtgatgctccatcatatctttaggagcttgtagtaccatattgtcccactagagagctgcgctcactaaatgcagggcTACCTGTGGTTCCAAGAGTCTCCtagaatcaggttcacctggtccagtcTATAGAtctgctgctataggcttataggctgctctgggacattttaggatacactgagcacctgtctcctcttcactctcaCTCATTATGgctgaatttacatctctccatcacacattattaactctgtttCCTTctcggagtccttgtgacttcacgtctcatagggtccattggacctggctgtgtctgatgcctcctgtctgGTGGGCCAGCCTCCTGTCGTAATTTGCCAATatagtttgtgatattgggctatataaaatatactgaattgaataatggtttttaaaaaagagagacaTGTACATTGTTTAGAAGAGAGTCTGGAACAGTGCGTTTGTTGATGGCGGCTGCCTTGACAATCAGCTGCTTGGCCTCTTCTGTCCTTCCTCTGCTCAGCAGCCATCTGGCTGACTCTGGAATGAACCTAACAGGAACAGAGGAAGTGACACTTCAAATAGTCAATCATTTACAAATGAAATGATCAAAGGCAATACAAAGAGTAGTTAATGCACACCATATGTAGATAACAGCCACTGCAATTGGAGCTGCTGTGATGAGCTGAGCCAGCCTCCAGTCTCTGATGAAGTagatcagaccagcgaggacgCACTGTCCCACTGCCGCAAACAGCTGAGACACACAAGCTCCCCACGACCGTTTGGAAGGCCCGATCCACTCAGTGGCTGCACTCAGGAAAATATACACTATGGTGTTatactattttttatttaaatattaatcaATGTCACATAATACAAAATGATACCTGGTCATAGTTCATACCTAATATAATGGAGTTGATTCGATAGCCTCCACCTCCAATTCCTACCATGAACATGGATGCTAAGTATAAGTAGACATTGGGGCATAGTGCTGTTGTCACGGTAAACGAGAACAAGAAAACTGTTGTAATTTGAACTGCTCGTTTGCGACCAAACCTGCAACAAAAAAGACGAGTTTCTCTTATGGTCAAAGCAcagaatgtaaataaataatggtGCTAATTTGCAGAAAGAGTGCAATAGCTGACAGACAATTAACTACGTGGGACAGGtttatttaatgaaaaataagtATTTAATATAAGGACACACAAGGAATATGAAGGAGTAAGATGGAAAGTCAGAATGAAATCGGACATTATTCAGTTCATCCCAGCACTATATATCAATAATTCCTAATAATACAATTCATTGTATTAACGTGATCTGGATAAGCAGCATAAACAAGGTTATACTTTTTAATACTATCTAAAACCTTTAGAAAACATACATTAATGCTTACTACCTTTCAAAACATGCAGATACACACTGCTCGTAGTTAGTTTAGTGTTGGAAACAAATTGCATCTAATATCTTAAATTGTAAAAATGAATATTTTTAATAATGGGAGCTGTAAGTGGGGTGTTCACCTCCCGCCTGACCTGAGACTACACGCATAGGTCTCTACAAGGCTTATAACAAATattaacattaatatttatgaGATTAGATCAGATATTCTTTTATtattcccacagtggggacatttcaggattttATTAATGTGATTATATGCATTTAATACACTTACGATTCAGCCAAAGGTCCAAATATGATAGAACCAACGAGAATACCGGCCATGAACACTGCTTGTGCCACTTCCACCATGTTAGCCTGGTCACAAACTAGATCAAActgcaaagaaagaaagaagaaaaacattaaataaaggaaGAATTTCTTAACAATAATGTTTCCACACTCATTACTTACATCAGTGACTATGGTGGTATCGTACAGCGTGTTGTAGTACACCCATCCATCCCGGCACCCTGTGGTCTCGTTGAGTCCGTACTCCCTGATGGCGCCGATGTCCCAATCCACCGGGACAAACATCCGACACCGGCTGAAGGCCCCGTCCTCCTCGCGGGGCAGAGTCAGGTTCAGCTGCTCACCTGAGGTCAGGTTGGAGTCCGCCCGAAGGATCCAGTCTGTGTCACAGTGTCGCTCTGGATCGGACTGGATGAAAAGGAAACTTGCAAAAACAAAAGGCTGAATTAATTTGATGAAGCAAAGTGCAATCAGAGTGACCTGCTGGAATAACCCAAATTCTCCAATGTTCCTCAGGATCTCTCCAAAATCTGCCATGTTGAGCTGAGttagctccctctgtgtcagTTGAAAAGTGCTTCAGCACAGCTCTAAACAATTCCTATTTATGTTTAACCtaagtttatatttatattgtaaagCAATGACTAACTATTCATTTAAAGTGGTCAAAGTATACATATCATGTTTCTTATCATGCTGAACTCGAGTCTGATTTTTAAtcattgactttttttttctttttctttttttactctttGTTTTGCATTTTCAACAAAACAGAGCAATCCCTGACATTTAAATAAGTAAACACAACAAAGCAAACAAATGTTCATCTCTCTGCTCGTTGTGGCTCCTTCACTTCAACGTTGTCAACGTGTGGAAAGGCCgatgtctttctgtctgaccaaagcctgaaccactatttaaagtccaaacagatggatttgcacataaaggacaatagtttgatttaaaataataaacatatataaataaatgtttattagaataaacatgtatataaatgtttattcttttaatcaaactactgtctctcattcatttgtttcatttaaggtatattgtatgctttggaattgtcatcgtttaaatactacattttctcactttcttgtatacactgagatttcagtttggtcatggaaatttggtttaacgtcatggaaaagtcatggaaatccattggtcaaaatgtgtatgaaccctgtatctTAACAAATAAACATTAAGCATTAACCTTGGTTTAAAAAAACGCTGCGCTCATTCAAAGATTTATGATGTTCATGATTTTTTTATAGATGCTTGAGTGGATTGCACATTGAAGGTGAGACAGCTCTCTGTAGTTTTAGCTTACCACTCCACAGCATggatttttgtgttttaaaagcATGTTTAAAAATCTGTTATTTTActtccagtaaaaaaaaacattgaaaaactCTAATATATATGCAAGTATATTTTTATTGTGGGACACGCACGTTCACACAAGTGCTTCAACTTGGCGTCTTTCTCGTTTGACTTAACTCGGCAGCATCAACGTCTCAGTTGATTCCAGACCATTGAGAGGTCAGACACATGCTACATATAGATAGACTGCATGTGTTTACATGAGGGAGGTGGATGGTACCTTTGTACGGCCTCTTGTTGTCTCACTTTTCTAAAATGCTGTTATTAATTGAAAAAAGGCATCTTGCTTGGACCTGTTTTTGAGGCCCTTAACTTGCAGCTATCTGTCCCAAACTTGAGGGTATTCATATGCAGATGCTcctctttgaatttgaaaataattcacatctctaagttgattgaaagtatgaacaattcaaaaagactggttttaagtaTTTTACAAGGGATATTGGCAAGTTGACAATTCCTGTTTTGCAGGggatttcaccccatgacctcaatgtattatatttaggtaaatataatatgttgaatataaagcagtaaGGTTATATTTTAGAGACAATTAGGAGGTCAAggttcagtctgcagagtagtgtgtgtgtgtgtgtgtgtgtgtgtgcgtaacgTTTCGGACGTAATGgcacggagacgggacaacgTTATCAACCGgtactttattgggcatccaccaacacagacagacagctccTCAACAGCTCTAACATTAACACAACACGGTTCCAGTCAACCACTCCCAACTCCCGTTtcccgacaggttaaccccgcctcccctttgctccgccaatcacaggcacgcccctcgaccagcacgcacacTGCCACACCGTGATTGACGGCTTATATCTCCTACTACACAGGCATtttacagggtcgctacaatatttTCGGGTAGATATTACCATTGCAGGGAGACTGTGCATTCCCCGACAAGGCTCACACGTCCCAGGAACGGATGCACCAAAAAACAAGTTCATAGCtccattatttctttttaaatcatgttttattcacgATTCACGAATTATTTGCCCGATTTGTTTGATTTGTTtcatgagaagtaaacacgcctattGCTCATAATACGCAAGCGatacaacatataaaataataataaataagactagaggacgcttttttaaataataacagcattgtagaaaagtgAGACAACAAACAGCAGAGATAagttgattagagacgtatttgtaatacgtcaaatacaaacgtaattgcacattacgttttagttctgggggaacgtaatttccGTGATATAGGGTTGTGTAACTGTACCTGTGCAGCTGGGTCAACAGACCAGGAGGTGGTGCTCTCTCTGCAGCCTTTCAACTATTCCAGGTTGCTGTCCTCTCTTAAAAATGGACTGTTGAACTTTTACTCCAAGTATAAAGTTCTTGTTCACGTATTGTATCATTGACCTTGCAGATAGTTTCCATTGTATTTGCAGATTAACAATAGGTGAATGCTATTTGGTTTGAGCCTCTCAAAAAGATCAAATAATTAATTTTGAGAAAATCGGAAATGCGTGTTTTTCCACAgtaacatttttcttttcatcaaaaCGCACAGACCACCTGTGTGAACAGTTGTTATTGAGAGTGTTGGCAATCAAATAGTAGAATGTAGATCTCAGATGAGTTAATGATTTGAGGAACAGTATAAAGACTGACCGACTGATTCAAAGTATAGACGTTGTCCTGAGGCTGGCACAAGATGGAAAGAACGTTGTGAGCTTTAACGTTATCAGTAACTTCCACAGCAATCAGATCTTTTGATTTTGAGACATCTTGAAGGTGGCGCTACAGGTGTCCAAAGTAGAGCGCGTGAACATACTCTGGACGTTTCATGCCAATCTGCCGATTACAATTTGATATTTCTTGTGTGCACGTGGAAATGTGGCAGGAACGCTCAAAGAGGAACATCTCTGGCTGACGTCATCAGGGTGAGACCAGCGGCTGCTGGAGGACCGATAAACATTCAGCATCCCGAGTCCCTGCTGCTAGCAGAGCAACCCCCAGAAATGGAAGTAATCAGACTACAGATGCGTGGACATGACTTGTGCAGGCGTGTCTGATTCACTGTGGTTCTTCAGGGAGTTCTTTTTTCTGTGGGAGAAATGAAGACACACAAGAGTTTGTTGTTCAGTTGGATTGGGCtttgttgatttttttcttttatgtatTCCTCTTAAATCTTTTTGTTAACAAAGAATACAGAATATTTTTAGTTGTGTGTCACTTCTTGAGCCCAAATGGAAAAGGGTTTTCATATTTGATTGTGCACATTCCTTAAGATTGATTAAAAGTAGCTAATACACCATTATTCATACTGAACAAAACATTTAATCTTAAAGTATATAATTTGCTCAAGTGGGTCGGGAGACCAGAAGGTCGCTATAGAAAATCAACATCTGATTCATGTGCCGTTGTTCCAGGTGAAAGTGTTGTGAAGGCCGTCGGCCTGCAGAGTATCTACCTGTTGCCCTCGGCCTCACGGGTTGAATCAGGAAGCTCTTTCCTCCTGGTCTCGGGGAGCAGGAAGCTGAGAGCCCCGCTAGTCAGCGTGAGGCTGCTGAAGACGATGGTGGGTATGGACCAGTGGTACACGGCCAAGATGTTGAGCAACGGGGCCAGCAAGCCGCCAGCTCTGCTGGCTATGGAGCCCAAACCAGAGGCCGTTTGTCTGAAACAGAGACGTACACAGCTCGGTGCACAGCTTCTTCATATAAAGTATTCCATCGTGGTTGGAGCAGGATTTCTTCATTTTATCTCAGTGAACACCTATCATACTTAAACTTCATTTAATCTCAAATCCAAAATAGTTCAAATAGGTTTTTACGTACAGAACAAATATCTAAATGTTTTTACTGCTCAACGAAACAAATAGAAGACAAGCCAACAGCTAACATACTGGTGTCCTTCAGCGGTGTACAACCAATCAAAGGCAAGCGCTATGTCCCTGCTGTGCATTCATTCTTATGAACACGCCCTTCTGAGCGCATCACACTAGTGAGAGGGAGACACTCGGATGGGCACGGCTTACCGAAAAGACGTGGGGAACAGCTCCTGAGCATACACGTTGCATATGGATCCGGCCCAGTTTATGAAAAAGCGTCCTGAGATTGCTAAGGTGGTCACAGCAACAGCGTCACCTTGACCAGAATAACACAgtgtcggacacacacacacatgtacaaactAGTGTAGAACCAGCAACCGTAACGGCGACTCTGGGAGGTTGAGGCAATCAAACCGATGGGAAACGTCAACctgctggtggagctggagagaaAGTGGATCACTAACATCGTACATTAGATTTAGATTTATCATCTTTCTGATGGTCATGTTTTATGGGTCTTCTTCTGATTTTGTGTGTTCCTTGTAGTTtgtttcttgtctgttgtgtctattgttgtctgtatgaatGTTTGGTGGTAAATGAGTTTCCCCTCTgaggattaataaagttttctaATCATATCTAATTTTGTCATGGATATCTGCTCTCAATTGGATTGCAACCCATCCAGAGACATGTTACTAGACACCGAGACACGTTACCTTGGGGAACAGCGAGGATTAGGACACACAAGAATCCTCCAATCAGGAGAGTGGCTATCAGAGACACTTTTCTGCCCACTGCCTCCAGCAGCCAGATGCAAAGTACGTGAGCTGGTAGTTCAGTCAGACCGAACATGAGCTGCGTCAGGAAGATGTCCAAGCCGAGATTCCCCACATTGAAAGAAAGGCAGTAGTAGGTGAGATTCGATGAGAACCTGAAGGTACAGACACAAAGCGAGTGTTCGACAACTTGAAGTATGCATTGTAAAAGAAGGTGTTATTACCTGAGCATCTCAATGCGTCATGCATAGGCTCAGTATGGGTTGTTATGGGTATGATGAAACGCGACTTACCATGCCAATATTAAGGTAAAGAAATACTTCCTAAGCACAGAGGATTGGATAAGTGTTACTATGCCTTCCTTGTTCTCAGTTTCTTTCTTAACAATCTGTAACGCACAAGGGGGGTGGACACACAATGTCACGCTGACGCTTGCTCGTGTGAGCAAATGGTGTCACCCCAGCACGGTCCGATTGGTTGTAGGGTTCACAGGCCAATATCATGcatgacattttcttttgtcatAGTGATTCCACCATCATATGTTTGCTATTACCAGTATGTGTCACATTTAAGTCTTGATACAGTGgctttcaaaatatatatatataatttttgtgtgtgcaccttTTCCAGCAGAGAGTCTGGAACAGTGCGTTTGTTGATGGCGGCCACTTTGATGATCAGCTGTttagcctcctctgtcctccctctgtccAACAGCCACCTGGCTGACTCTGGAATAAACCTGCCATAAATGTGACAGACACTCAtcagaaatctgtaatttacctttttaaaacaaacgagtaacacacacaccatatgtaAATAGCAACAACTGCAAGTTGAGCTGCTGTGATCATCTGAGCCAGCCTCCAGTCTCTGATGAAGTAGATCACGCCAGCCAGGATGGCGTTGCCACCGGCACCGAACAGCTGAGCCACACAAGCTCCCCACGATCTTTTGGAAGGCCCGATCCACTCAGTGGCTAGAAGCAGGACATCAGGGACATCAGGGACATCAGAGATGGTTACATTTCAGTTCATGGCGCGAACATTTCTCCCCCGGCAATAATTATGGAGCCCCAGAACAGACGAATGTTGTAAATGGttaagcaaaaaaaaagttttttataaaaaactgAATGCAttaata
This portion of the Pseudoliparis swirei isolate HS2019 ecotype Mariana Trench chromosome 8, NWPU_hadal_v1, whole genome shotgun sequence genome encodes:
- the LOC130198474 gene encoding uncharacterized protein LOC130198474; amino-acid sequence: MAHFGEILKSTGEFGLFQKITLLALCIPNIILPFNFASVFFIQSDPERHCDTDWILRADSNLTSGEQLNLTLPREEDGAFSRCRMFVPVDWDIGAIREYGLNETTGCRDGWVYYDTLYDATIVTDYDLVCEQANLLEVAQAVLMAGILFGCLLFGPFAESFGRKRAAQISVILLAIFSLTSGLSPNFYFYLVSQFMAGIGQGGFRLNAVILATEWIGPSKRSWGACVAQLFGAGGNAILAGVIYFIRDWRLAQMITAAQLAVVAIYIWFIPESARWLLDRGRTEEAKQLIIKVAAINKRTVPDSLLEKIVKKETENKEGIVTLIQSSVLRKYFFTLILAWFSSNLTYYCLSFNVGNLGLDIFLTQLMFGLTELPAHVLCIWLLEAVGRKVSLIATLLIGGFLCVLILAVPQGDAVAVTTLAISGRFFINWAGSICNVYAQELFPTSFRQTASGLGSIASRAGGLLAPLLNILAVYHWSIPTIVFSSLTLTSGALSFLLPETRRKELPDSTREAEGNRKKNSLKNHSESDTPAQRELTQLNMADFGEILRNIGEFGLFQQVTLIALCFIKLIQPFVFASFLFIQSDPERHCDTDWILRADSNLTSGEQLNLTLPREEDGAFSRCRMFVPVDWDIGAIREYGLNETTGCRDGWVYYNTLYDTTIVTDFDLVCDQANMVEVAQAVFMAGILVGSIIFGPLAESFGRKRAVQITTVFLFSFTVTTALCPNVYLYLASMFMVGIGGGGYRINSIILATEWIGPSKRSWGACVSQLFAAVGQCVLAGLIYFIRDWRLAQLITAAPIAVAVIYIWFIPESARWLLSRGRTEEAKQLIVKAAAINKRTVPDSLLNNIAVKDVGNKPGIRVIFRSPVLTKYLFIITFSWFSLSLAIFCVYFNIGNFGLSIFLTQLLFGVVEIPAHILCMWLLEVFGRKILFVAALLSGGLSCILILAVPQGSDIALTSLVVAARFFLLSSSSICNVYIQELFPTSVRQTATALGAISGRVGGLLAPLLNILAVYHWAIPTIVFSSLTLVSGALCLLLPETKSKDLPESADGAEDNRDGTCTNKIRCSNSESTKL